ACAAAGTATAGCGGTTTTAGTGGTAAATGTGCAGTTTTCCAACTCACTCTTTATTGTTTGGAAATAAGCAGTTAACAATTTTGTATCGAAGAATTACTTCTCTTAATGAAAAGAGAATCTCTATGTTAACTGCACTGGTTACCGTTCAAAATTTGCTATTTGCTTGGAAAGATTTAGTCCAAGCAGTAGAATTTTGAATCCTGCATAAAGTTAGTGAAGGCAATTTTTGTATTCTTGAATTAGCAGTGAACACGTTGTCTGCATTGACTGTTAACCTaacatgcttttttttttttttttctggacaATATCGGGGAATATGACATATGAAATAGAATACTATACAACATGCAGCAACTACAGAATCTAAGGTCATATTTTCTCCGAAAACCGCAAATAAGTTGCCATTTTTAGTCCTgtgcaaaaatttgaattacACCTGAAAAGTGGATATGCTATTTAACTTATGAGTGACTTCTTCTTTCTGATTGAGAAACAGAAAACAATCACTGCACctctttgttttcttgattttataaTGATCAGGCCATGTATTATTGTCCCAGGCCTTTTTGATATATTTATCTGCATAATTTGTTATCAGCATTATTCATCTATGACTTCCAGAAAGCTTTGTTTTAGAACAGTTAGGTGGTTTTCCACTTAACGATAAATATATTTGGGTTCTGAAGAATGCATATTTGTCTTGTTGCAGATTCAGTTCTAAAGTTTGAACTACAATGAATATAAGATGGCCAAGGCTTCTAACACCCACACAGCTCTCACAAATTATAAAGAGCCAGAAAAACCCTTTAAAGGCTCTTCAAATATTTAGAGAGGCAAAATGCAGATACCCTGGTTATCGTCACAATGGGCCAGTCTATAATACAATTATCAGCATCCTTGGAAACTCAGGCAGGATAGCTGAGATGAAGGAAGTGATCTGCCAAATGAGAGATGACTCTTGTGAATGTCGAGATTCAGTTTTTGCTGGTGCCATCCGAACTTATTCAAAGGCCTGTCTTTTAGGTGAAGCCATTGCACTATTTAGAAGCCTTCCCCAATTCAACTGTGTGAACTGGACAGAATCTTTTAATACACTTTTGGAGATAATGGTGAAAGAATCTAAGTTAGAGACTGCTCATCTCCTCTTCCTGGAGAATTTTTCTAGTTGGGAAGTGAAGTCTAGGACCCAATCTCTGAATTTGCTTATAAATGCTTTGTGTCAGTTGAATCGTTCTGATCTTGCTCTAAATGTTTTCCAAGAAATGTATTACCAATGCTGCAATCCTGACAGGGAAACTTATAGGATTCTCATGAGGGGTCTCTGTCAAGATGGGAGGCTCAATGAAGCCACGCATTTGCTGTACTCAATGTTCTGGAGGATATCTCAAAGGGGTAGCAGCAGAGATGTTGCTATATACAGAATTCTCTTGGATACTCTGTGTGATAATGGAGAGGCTGAGGAGGCAGTAAATATTCTTGGTAAAGTTTTAAGAAAGGGACTTAAGGCTCCAAAACGATACCACAAGCATCTGGATCTTAGTGAATGTTATTCTGGTGGTAGAGCTGATATTACAAGCATGAAGGTTTTGATAAATGAAGCTTTGATTAGAGGTGGAGTTCCAAATACAGATGGTTACATAACAATGGCCATTGACCTATACTCTGAAGGAAAGATTAATGGAGGTGATAAAGTACTAAGTGAAATGCAGGACAGAGGCTTCAGACCATCATCACTGGTCTTTGAAGCTAAGGTCGCTGCATTATGTAGAGATGGTAGATTTGATGATGCAGTAGCAGTACTTGAAAGAGAGATGGTGGAGAAAAATTGCGTTCCATCTGTGAAGCTATACAATGCTGTAATAAAAGGTCTTTCTGAAGGACGAAAATCTATGTTTGCCATCAGGTACTTAGAGAGGATGTCCAGGCAGATTGGTTGTGGACCTGACCACGAGACATATACTCTCTTAGTAGATGGCCTTTGTAATGATGGTAAATATGTTGAAGCAAGTAATATAGTCGAGGAAATGTCAAATAACTCTTTTCGGCCCAGAAATGAAACTTACAATAAACTCATCCAAGGTCTTTGTTTGACAGGAAGTTCTTATAATGCCATCATGTGGTTGGAGGAGTTAATCAGTGAAGCAAAAATACCAGAACTTTCTACATGGAATTCATTGGTGTCTTCAGTTTGTTCTGAATCTGTTTGTACTCAGACTTTCTCTGACACACTGAAATTACTGGTAGATTCTTCTTGATAGTGTATCTAGAGCATTCTCTTTTATTTAGGTCTGTGTACTGGTTGATGGTTGCTCATAGAAAGTTGTATGTGCAATTACTTTCACCCAACAATCCAAGAAATTCGTAAATTAAAGCTGATAGAATAATGGAAGGAAGCAATATTTTGTACTGAATTGACGTGTGCTTGAAATACTAATGGAAATTTTGCCTTTTTTACTGGGAGTATGtttattaaatatttgaatGTATCTAATCATCAAATCTGGCATCCACtcactcaccaaaagatgatCTGGTGAATGAATAGAACTCCATTGATGCTTCTAGTTCAGGCTTTGTATGCTTATTTGCATTGGTTCTGGTATTCTGGAAAGTAATGCTTAGAAGCATGATGTCCAAACGTTATCCAGATACACTTCATCTCCAACGATGGTATTTTGATTTGTGATGTCCAGTGCTTAGCATTTTAAGTTGGTTTGGCTAATCTTATGCTCTGAATTTGCTAGATTCCATTAGTCCTGTACATAGACTTTTATGGtgcatttatttatttggtaTCCTCAGAGTTCACTGGATGCTACTTTGTGAAGCAAGGAGGGTTAAGTCAATGTTCAGGGAGTGGAGGTTCACTTGCCTAGCCAATTACATGCCCAATGGCTTTGCCGGTTGTTGAAGAACATGCAAAAGCTGAGTGCTAGGTATTGATGTCATTTACCCTGCACGGTTGATCCTAGATGTTTGTTAACTAAAGTTGTATATGATGCATGAATCAAGTTAGTAGTCAAAGGCCTTGATGTTTTGGTATGTAAGTTTCTGTCATTAAGAAGATAGTCCAGAAATGAAAACATTTACCTGCTGTTGCCACCAATTGAAGGTGATAGTTGAGTAAGTCAATGTAGTTAGAGACCTTGCAGTTATAGGTCATTTATGGGCATTGCCTCAACTACTTGTTTCCCCTAGTTTACTCCTTAATGCTGGGTAGATAAGCATGATCTTGTGCACTCAAAGCTACTAATTCCCTTCTCCTTTATTACTCCTGCAGCCTCCAAGGTTCTATTGGATGTATTTTTCTCAGTTGCTGCTGATGCTTCTGTACAGATGATTATCCCTGTGAACCTTGTTTATATGAGATAATCATGATTGGGTGATTAAAATTTGGTATAAGACAGATCTGAACCCAGAGGGGGAGTTTTTAAACTTTATTGACTATGTGGGGTTCAGTTTTgccttcccttttcttctccagGTGCATGGATCAATGTTAGACATGCTAGCATTTTTTGTTGCATGTCTTCAAGAGAAATATATATCGTAACTGTCTCTGCCTTAAGAAGTTACTTTTCTATCCAACCCCTTCAGTTTGAGTGATTACCGCATGTGCGGTATGTGTCTCTTTGATGCTCCGACTAACAGCTATATGATTTTTTCGAAACTTTTGACTTCTGTTCCCATGTACTACCAATAAAGccagggtttttttttctttctttctttcttggttgCTTATGCACTGGGTTCAGCAACAAATTAGTCCGCTTGACGCTGCTCTCGTACACTGGATGTTAATTAGTGTATATATTGTATTCTAGGCTATATCACTGTGTCAATTTTCACTTCTGTATGACAGTTAAAGCTTCTGAGCTATGTTTTACATTCGAACCCCATGGCATCTGAATTGACAGCTGAGTTCTGAGTTAAATGTTGATCAATATCACTCCCTGTGTAGTAGTTTCTATGCCAGCATCGTGCCAAGTAAGAGCTTATAAATATCTCCACAGGGCAGTTCCTGTGTCAGGACAATGTTTAGCTCTTGATTGAGAATAATTACACACTTTCGTAACAGTACATGAGGTTGTCATGATTAATGCTCTTGTACCCTACCTTTCCTGAACCAATTGCTGGCCTCTTCTTCATGATTCCTCTAGTACTAAGGAGTATACCTTGCTCATCCAAACAAGGCAATTAGCATATTCATCTACAG
This portion of the Coffea eugenioides isolate CCC68of chromosome 11, Ceug_1.0, whole genome shotgun sequence genome encodes:
- the LOC113754070 gene encoding pentatricopeptide repeat-containing protein At1g05600-like isoform X2 — translated: MNIRWPRLLTPTQLSQIIKSQKNPLKALQIFREAKCRYPGYRHNGPVYNTIISILGNSGRIAEMKEVICQMRDDSCECRDSVFAGAIRTYSKACLLGEAIALFRSLPQFNCVNWTESFNTLLEIMVKESKLETAHLLFLENFSSWEVKSRTQSLNLLINALCQLNRSDLALNVFQEMYYQCCNPDRETYRILMRGLCQDGRLNEATHLLYSMFWRISQRGSSRDVAIYRILLDTLCDNGEAEEAVNILGKVLRKGLKAPKRYHKHLDLSECYSGGRADITSMKVLINEALIRGGVPNTDGYITMAIDLYSEGKINGGDKVLSEMQDRGFRPSSLVFEAKVAALCRDGRFDDAVAVLEREMVEKNCVPSVKLYNAVIKGLSEGRKSMFAIRYLERMSRQIGCGPDHETYTLLVDGLCNDGSSYNAIMWLEELISEAKIPELSTWNSLVSSVCSESVCTQTFSDTLKLLVDSS
- the LOC113754070 gene encoding pentatricopeptide repeat-containing protein At1g05600-like isoform X1, with translation MNIRWPRLLTPTQLSQIIKSQKNPLKALQIFREAKCRYPGYRHNGPVYNTIISILGNSGRIAEMKEVICQMRDDSCECRDSVFAGAIRTYSKACLLGEAIALFRSLPQFNCVNWTESFNTLLEIMVKESKLETAHLLFLENFSSWEVKSRTQSLNLLINALCQLNRSDLALNVFQEMYYQCCNPDRETYRILMRGLCQDGRLNEATHLLYSMFWRISQRGSSRDVAIYRILLDTLCDNGEAEEAVNILGKVLRKGLKAPKRYHKHLDLSECYSGGRADITSMKVLINEALIRGGVPNTDGYITMAIDLYSEGKINGGDKVLSEMQDRGFRPSSLVFEAKVAALCRDGRFDDAVAVLEREMVEKNCVPSVKLYNAVIKGLSEGRKSMFAIRYLERMSRQIGCGPDHETYTLLVDGLCNDGKYVEASNIVEEMSNNSFRPRNETYNKLIQGLCLTGSSYNAIMWLEELISEAKIPELSTWNSLVSSVCSESVCTQTFSDTLKLLVDSS